One window from the genome of Chroococcidiopsis sp. TS-821 encodes:
- a CDS encoding glycogen/starch/alpha-glucan phosphorylase → MSESFEHDYRRLASEDMQLKTESTNLSKEALKRAFAENLYRVQGKDEYFATLHDYYMAVAHSIRDRLTQRRIQTAKTYVQQDAKTVYYLSAEFLMGRHLGNSLINLGLYEQVRQILHESGLELDDLLEREREPGLGNGGLGRLAACFLDSLATLEIPAVGYGIRYEFGIFEQAIQNGWQREIPDKWLNFGNPWEIPRPDYRVAVKLGGYTEHYTDEHGHYRVRWINEQTVLGIPYDTPVPGYDTNTVNTLRLWKAEASEEFNFQAFDAGDYFGAVANKMFSENISKVLYPNDNTIQGRELRLEQQYFFVSCSLQDIIRLHLRTHDSLENLHEKAALQLNDTHPAIAIAELMRLLIDEHQMTWEQAWHITQNAFAYTNHTLLPEALERWSVSLFGRILPRHLEIIYEINYRFLNYVYTRYPGEFDRIARLSLIEEGQEKQVRMAHLACVGSHAINGVAALHTELLKNELLRDFYELFPEKFSNKTNGVTPRRWLLLANPRLANLITEKIGKNWVKNLEDLQQLEAFVDDIDFRDRWWQIKLANKQDLANYIQQHYGIAVDINSLFDIQVKRMHEYKRQLLNVLHIITLYNRIKRHPQIEIFPRTFIFGGKAAPGYYMAKLIIKLINSVADVVNRDPDVAGRLKVIFLANYSVSLGQRVYAAADLSEQISTAGKEASGTGNMKFAMNGALTIGTLDGANVEIRQEVGADNFFLFGLTVDEVSALKASGYHPQHYYKTNRELQEVLQYIARGYFSPEDPNLFRPIVNSLLHHDEYLLMADYQSYIDCQEQVSQAYRDRDRWIRMSILNTARTGKFSSDRTIKEYCEEIWRVKSVKVDMDAYERADLQVQPSAFLLSDRMYR, encoded by the coding sequence ATGAGTGAATCGTTCGAGCATGATTACCGCAGATTGGCAAGCGAAGATATGCAACTCAAAACAGAAAGCACCAATCTGAGTAAGGAAGCGCTTAAACGTGCTTTTGCAGAAAATCTGTATCGCGTTCAAGGTAAAGATGAATATTTCGCGACACTCCACGATTACTATATGGCTGTGGCGCATAGTATCCGCGATCGCTTGACGCAACGCCGCATTCAAACCGCAAAAACTTACGTTCAACAAGATGCTAAAACTGTCTATTACCTCTCAGCAGAATTTTTGATGGGTCGCCACTTAGGTAATAGCCTAATCAACTTGGGTCTTTACGAACAAGTCCGCCAGATTTTACACGAGTCTGGGCTAGAGTTGGACGATCTATTAGAACGCGAACGCGAACCAGGGTTAGGAAATGGTGGCTTAGGGCGGCTAGCCGCTTGTTTTCTCGATTCCTTAGCAACACTAGAAATTCCCGCAGTCGGCTATGGCATTCGCTACGAGTTTGGTATTTTTGAGCAAGCCATTCAAAATGGTTGGCAACGAGAAATTCCTGATAAATGGCTAAATTTTGGCAATCCTTGGGAAATTCCCCGCCCTGATTATCGCGTTGCTGTTAAACTCGGCGGTTATACCGAACACTATACCGACGAACACGGTCATTATCGCGTGCGCTGGATTAATGAGCAAACTGTTTTAGGAATTCCTTACGATACGCCTGTTCCTGGTTACGACACTAATACGGTTAATACCCTACGTCTGTGGAAAGCTGAGGCGAGTGAAGAGTTTAACTTTCAAGCGTTTGATGCGGGAGACTATTTCGGCGCAGTCGCCAATAAGATGTTTTCCGAAAATATCTCGAAGGTTCTTTACCCTAACGACAATACCATCCAAGGACGCGAACTACGCCTAGAACAGCAATATTTCTTTGTGTCTTGTTCGTTGCAAGATATCATCCGCTTGCATTTACGCACGCACGATAGTTTAGAGAACCTACACGAAAAAGCCGCACTGCAACTTAACGACACTCACCCGGCGATCGCAATTGCGGAATTGATGCGCTTGTTAATCGACGAACATCAAATGACTTGGGAGCAAGCTTGGCATATTACGCAAAATGCTTTTGCTTACACCAATCATACTTTGTTACCAGAAGCTTTAGAGCGGTGGTCTGTGAGTCTCTTTGGTCGCATCTTACCGCGACATCTCGAAATCATTTATGAAATTAACTACCGCTTTCTTAATTACGTCTATACCCGTTATCCTGGTGAGTTCGATCGGATCGCGCGTTTATCGCTCATTGAAGAAGGTCAAGAAAAGCAAGTCCGCATGGCACATCTGGCGTGTGTGGGAAGTCATGCAATCAATGGTGTTGCTGCGTTGCATACCGAATTACTGAAAAACGAACTATTACGGGATTTCTACGAACTATTTCCCGAAAAGTTTAGTAACAAAACGAATGGCGTGACACCGCGTCGTTGGCTATTGCTAGCTAACCCTCGACTAGCTAACTTGATTACCGAAAAGATTGGTAAAAACTGGGTTAAAAACCTGGAAGACCTCCAGCAACTCGAAGCGTTTGTCGATGATATCGATTTTCGCGATCGCTGGTGGCAAATTAAACTTGCTAACAAGCAAGATTTAGCCAATTATATTCAACAGCATTACGGTATCGCCGTCGATATCAACTCGCTGTTTGATATTCAAGTCAAGCGCATGCACGAATACAAGCGGCAGTTATTAAACGTATTACACATCATTACACTCTACAACCGCATCAAACGCCATCCGCAAATCGAGATTTTTCCCCGAACTTTCATCTTTGGAGGTAAAGCCGCGCCTGGTTATTACATGGCAAAGCTAATTATTAAATTGATTAATTCTGTCGCCGATGTCGTCAACCGCGATCCCGATGTCGCAGGTCGTTTGAAGGTTATCTTTTTGGCAAACTACAGCGTATCGCTCGGTCAACGAGTTTACGCTGCTGCGGATCTTTCCGAACAAATCTCAACTGCGGGGAAAGAAGCTTCTGGCACTGGTAATATGAAATTTGCCATGAACGGTGCACTCACAATTGGTACTCTTGACGGTGCGAATGTCGAAATTCGTCAGGAAGTCGGCGCAGACAATTTCTTTCTCTTTGGTTTAACTGTTGATGAAGTTTCTGCATTAAAAGCATCAGGATATCACCCACAGCACTACTACAAAACGAATCGCGAACTGCAGGAAGTATTGCAATACATTGCACGCGGCTACTTTTCGCCTGAAGATCCTAATTTATTTAGACCAATTGTCAACTCACTGCTGCATCACGACGAATATCTGCTGATGGCAGATTATCAATCTTACATCGACTGTCAAGAACAAGTTAGTCAAGCTTACCGCGATCGCGATCGTTGGATACGAATGTCTATTCTCAATACCGCACGCACGGGAAAATTTTCGTCAGATCGCACAATTAAGGAATACTGTGAAGAAATTTGGCGAGTCAAATCCGTCAAGGTCGATATGGATGCTTATGAACGTGCAGATTTACAAGTACAACCATCTGCATTTCTATTGAGCGATCGTATGTATAGATGA